The stretch of DNA AAGAACTCTTTTTAGTCTATTTTTAGCAGATTTAAGATACAAGCTAATAAAATTAATTTCAAAATAAATTAAGGATAAGTACAAGCTCTGCTTTGGATATGTTTTCTTATTTTATAGGTTAAGTCAAATTTTGATGAACTCATCAAAGAAAATTAATATACATTTTCAATTAGTTGAAAGAATAATAGTTATACGAAATTATATTCATGCTCTAGAAAATAGATTCGATTTCTATTAAAAAAAATACTACTGTTTAAGAAACGGATTGAGACAGGATAGCTACTTGCGTAGCAGCTCAGCAAACTGTAGAGATATATAAACTAGGTACTGCGTGATATTATTTATTCTTAGTAGTATATCGTTCTTCATCGAATTGATTCGTATTTATGCATTAGATAAAGGCGAAAGAAACACAAATAACCACCAAATCATGCATAAACCACTCTTCTGGATAGGAGCAAGAATTCTATGAATACATTTTTTCTAATCTGCCGAAGTTAAATGATTTAGCGACTAAACTGCAAAACAAGTCAAATGTAAAAAGAAAATAGATTAGGAAACTTGATAAAATAACCAATATCTTTAAAGAACAATGGAAGACATTTCTAAGTAAGTTCTGCTTCAGTAAAAATTTGTTGTGGTGTTAGCAATAACCCTGGTAGTAAGGGAGCGACAATTAGCTCGTTGTTAGTATACTGTTGTCTCAAATTGCCAGGAGAAAAAACTATAATACTTTGCGTTTCAGGCTCGACAATCCACACTTGGGAAACTCCAGCATTCATGTAGTCTTTTGCTTTTGTTTCTAACTCCTGAACACTCTGATTAGGAGAGAGAATTTCAATAACAAGTTCAGGAGGAACTGGACAAGCTTCGTTGCGTCTCCAACTGGCAGGTAAGCGTTCGTAGGAAATATAAGCTACATCAGGAACAGGAACCCAATCTTTACCTTGTCGTTGTAGAACAATTGCCCATTCGGAACCAACTCTACCTTTACCCTTACACCAATTCCGTAACAGGATAATTAACGCGGTTTGGAGAGCCGAATGAAAGTATTTTGGCGACACTTTTGGGACTGCTTGACCATTTACCAACTCATAGATTACATCTCCTTCAGGTAGAGAGAAAAATTCTGCTAACGTAAGTGAATTTGTTTGGGTCATACGTGACCTCGATGCTTCGCTATATACGTTTAGCATACAAAAAAGCCTCCCGTGAAGGAGGCGGTGTTTTCGCAGTGGAAACTTTCAAACGATTAGCAATTTAGCCAATCAAACCTCGAATTCCGACAACAGCGATCGCACCAGCAATCGCAGACGCAGCTAACGATGTTGCAGCAGCACTAAATAACCACCAAGCAGCACTTGCAGCAGCTTTCTTTGTGGCTTCGGCTT from Chroococcidiopsis sp. TS-821 encodes:
- a CDS encoding Uma2 family endonuclease; translated protein: MTQTNSLTLAEFFSLPEGDVIYELVNGQAVPKVSPKYFHSALQTALIILLRNWCKGKGRVGSEWAIVLQRQGKDWVPVPDVAYISYERLPASWRRNEACPVPPELVIEILSPNQSVQELETKAKDYMNAGVSQVWIVEPETQSIIVFSPGNLRQQYTNNELIVAPLLPGLLLTPQQIFTEAELT